A single genomic interval of Tissierellales bacterium harbors:
- the essA gene encoding type VII secretion protein EssA: MGEEDVNIDPSVLEDKEDGYSSLTDKYNIKLFTDETRENINKTIKNKKMEEKEKKDILFTEKQNMKSNIYIDTKESLFLEERQITINDNYDELGSKEGYIFSGIFIFFFIIGTLLYYRLRRRRLDDISIDHFDE, translated from the coding sequence GTGGGAGAAGAAGATGTTAATATAGATCCCTCAGTTTTAGAAGATAAAGAAGATGGTTATTCTTCATTAACAGATAAATATAATATAAAATTATTTACTGATGAAACTAGAGAAAATATTAATAAGACAATAAAAAATAAAAAAATGGAGGAAAAAGAGAAAAAGGATATTTTATTTACAGAAAAGCAAAATATGAAAAGTAATATTTATATAGATACTAAGGAATCTCTATTTTTAGAAGAGAGGCAAATCACTATAAATGACAACTATGATGAACTTGGATCAAAAGAAGGTTATATTTTTAGTGGTATTTTTATATTTTTCTTTATAATAGGTACTCTGTTATATTATAGATTAAGAAGGAGAAGGTTAGATGATATTAGCATTGACCATTTCGACGAATAA
- a CDS encoding WXG100 family type VII secretion target gives MSMGNIRLSPDEMNQKATEFNQQGEEFEACVEKMGSLVSALEQEWEGQSSQAFAQQFNDLRPSFQKTKELINDIAQQLRDVSTAMVDVDQEISQRIGLK, from the coding sequence ATGTCAATGGGGAATATTAGATTAAGTCCAGATGAAATGAATCAAAAAGCTACAGAATTTAATCAACAAGGTGAAGAATTTGAAGCATGTGTTGAAAAAATGGGAAGTTTAGTTTCAGCTTTAGAACAAGAATGGGAAGGACAAAGTAGTCAAGCATTTGCTCAGCAATTTAATGATTTACGACCAAGCTTTCAAAAAACAAAAGAATTAATTAATGATATTGCTCAACAATTAAGAGATGTATCAACGGCTATGGTAGATGTAGATCAAGAAATTTCTCAAAGAATTGGCCTAAAATAA
- the trmD gene encoding tRNA (guanosine(37)-N1)-methyltransferase TrmD has product MRIDVLTLFPEIFQCFFQWSIIGRAMDKELVSLNSVNIRDFSKDKHKKVDDYPYGGGPGMVMRPEPIYEAINNVKTDCSKVIYLSPKGIPYTQSVANRLSKETHLILLSGHYEGIDNRIIENYVDEEISIGDYVLTGGEIPALVLVDSIVRLIPGVLSSEDSYMEESHYNGLLEYPQYTRPRDFKGHIVSPVLLSGNHKEIENWRLYESLKLTYLTRPDLIEKLDLTKEEEKMLEEIYIELKTNNE; this is encoded by the coding sequence ATGAGGATAGATGTGTTAACATTATTTCCTGAAATTTTTCAGTGTTTTTTCCAATGGAGTATTATTGGTCGGGCTATGGATAAGGAATTGGTCAGTTTGAATTCTGTAAATATAAGGGATTTTTCTAAGGATAAACATAAAAAGGTAGATGATTACCCTTATGGTGGAGGTCCAGGTATGGTTATGCGGCCCGAGCCTATTTATGAAGCTATAAATAATGTTAAAACTGATTGTTCTAAGGTTATATATTTATCCCCAAAAGGAATTCCTTATACCCAAAGTGTAGCTAATAGATTATCTAAAGAAACACATTTAATATTATTAAGTGGTCATTATGAAGGAATAGATAATAGAATTATAGAAAACTATGTAGATGAAGAAATCTCTATAGGAGACTATGTTTTAACTGGAGGGGAAATCCCAGCATTAGTTCTAGTAGATTCCATTGTCAGACTTATTCCAGGAGTACTGAGTAGCGAAGATTCTTATATGGAGGAATCTCATTACAATGGCCTTTTAGAATATCCTCAATATACTAGACCTAGAGATTTTAAGGGACATATAGTTTCCCCTGTTCTTTTATCTGGAAACCATAAGGAAATAGAAAACTGGCGATTATATGAGTCATTAAAATTGACCTATTTAACTAGACCTGACTTAATAGAAAAACTAGATTTAACTAAAGAAGAAGAAAAAATGCTAGAAGAAATATATATCGAGTTAAAAACAAATAATGAATAA